A stretch of the Streptomyces venezuelae genome encodes the following:
- a CDS encoding alpha/beta fold hydrolase: MIVSHDVDGPADGPAVVLLHSSVCDRRMWDAQRAPLAAAGHRVVRLDFRTCGDSPAATAPYSDEGDVLAVLDALGIERAALVGSSYGGRVALRLAAQHPDRVDRLVLLCPGVPGMQPTPDITAFDEAEEVLLDAGDLLGAAELNARTWLGPEADDATRALVRDMQLHNFEAGAGADWELELPEPEVGLGAVRVPASVFGGAHDLPGFREVSRTLAERLPEATYTELSWAGHLPALERPDEITQLILSQLR; this comes from the coding sequence ATGATCGTTTCTCATGATGTGGACGGGCCGGCCGACGGCCCCGCCGTGGTCCTGCTGCACTCCTCCGTCTGCGACCGCCGGATGTGGGACGCCCAGCGGGCGCCGCTGGCCGCAGCCGGCCACCGGGTGGTCCGGCTCGACTTCCGGACCTGCGGGGACTCCCCCGCGGCGACCGCCCCGTACAGCGACGAGGGCGATGTCCTCGCCGTGCTGGATGCGCTCGGGATCGAGCGGGCCGCCCTCGTCGGCTCCTCGTACGGCGGGCGGGTCGCCCTCCGGCTGGCGGCGCAGCACCCGGACCGGGTGGACCGGCTGGTGCTGCTCTGCCCCGGCGTCCCCGGTATGCAGCCGACCCCGGACATCACGGCCTTCGACGAGGCGGAGGAAGTGCTCCTGGATGCCGGGGACCTGCTGGGAGCGGCCGAGCTGAACGCCCGTACCTGGCTGGGTCCGGAGGCGGACGACGCGACCCGGGCGCTGGTCCGGGACATGCAGCTGCACAACTTCGAGGCCGGCGCGGGAGCCGACTGGGAGCTCGAACTGCCGGAGCCCGAGGTCGGCCTGGGTGCCGTACGGGTGCCCGCCTCGGTGTTCGGCGGCGCGCACGATCTGCCCGGGTTCCGGGAGGTGTCCCGCACCCTGGCCGAACGGCTGCCGGAGGCCACGTACACCGAGCTCTCCTGGGCCGGTCATCTGCCTGCCCTCGAACGCCCGGATGAGATCACGCAATTGATTCTGAGTCAGTTGCGATAA
- a CDS encoding Uma2 family endonuclease, with protein sequence MSAAPAEQPLGDRRLIDEANRIMERLPGYRVEIIGGQILVSPPADGAHARALTNLMRPFIAAGLDDMEAEVLQAIGIWLPDGREDYAIPDLSIVDADFEDHHTENNCYDPVAFRLVLEVTSSNYQTDLRTKVSAYANAKVPVYVIVDRKHNRLHVLTDPVQDKYDNYRVHAPGEVVTLPESIGAKVTLDVEAVLAAARRKPEAE encoded by the coding sequence ATGTCCGCAGCACCTGCTGAGCAGCCACTGGGCGACCGGCGTCTTATCGACGAAGCCAACCGAATCATGGAACGCCTTCCTGGCTACCGCGTCGAGATCATCGGAGGGCAGATCCTCGTGTCTCCACCAGCTGACGGCGCCCACGCGCGTGCTCTCACGAATCTCATGCGCCCGTTCATCGCGGCCGGGCTCGACGACATGGAAGCCGAGGTGCTCCAGGCCATCGGTATCTGGCTCCCCGACGGGCGCGAGGACTACGCCATCCCGGACCTCTCGATCGTCGACGCCGACTTCGAAGACCACCACACCGAGAACAACTGCTACGACCCCGTCGCCTTCCGGCTGGTTCTGGAAGTCACCTCCAGCAACTACCAGACCGACCTACGCACCAAGGTCAGCGCCTACGCCAACGCCAAGGTCCCCGTTTACGTCATCGTCGACCGCAAGCACAACCGGCTGCACGTCCTCACCGACCCGGTGCAGGACAAGTACGACAACTACCGCGTCCACGCCCCCGGCGAGGTCGTGACCCTGCCCGAGTCCATCGGTGCCAAGGTGACCCTGGACGTCGAGGCGGTGCTGGCCGCAGCCCGTCGTAAGCCCGAAGCCGAGTAG
- a CDS encoding succinate dehydrogenase iron-sulfur subunit has translation MATPTLDKVEAASAASHTITVTFRIRRFNPEVSAEAEWQDFQIEIDPKERVLDGLHKIKWDLDGTLTFRRSCAHGICGSDAMRINGKNRLACKTLIKDINPEKPITVEAIKGLTVMKDLVVDMEPFFQAYRDVMPFLVTTGNEPTRERLQSAEDRERFDDTTKCILCAACTSSCPVFWNDGQYFGPAAIVNAHRFIFDSRDEAGEQRLEILNDKDGVWRCRTTFNCTDACPRGIEVTKAIQEVKRALITRRF, from the coding sequence ATGGCTACCCCGACCCTGGACAAGGTGGAGGCGGCTTCCGCGGCCTCCCACACCATCACGGTCACCTTCCGGATCCGCCGCTTCAACCCCGAGGTCTCGGCCGAGGCGGAGTGGCAGGACTTCCAGATCGAGATCGACCCGAAGGAGCGTGTGCTCGACGGTCTCCACAAGATCAAGTGGGACCTGGACGGCACGCTGACCTTCCGCCGCTCGTGCGCGCACGGCATCTGCGGCTCCGACGCGATGCGGATCAACGGCAAGAACAGGCTCGCCTGCAAGACGCTGATCAAGGACATCAACCCGGAGAAGCCGATCACCGTCGAGGCCATAAAGGGCCTCACGGTGATGAAGGACCTCGTGGTCGACATGGAGCCCTTCTTCCAGGCCTACCGCGACGTCATGCCGTTCCTGGTCACCACGGGCAACGAGCCGACGCGCGAGCGCCTGCAGTCCGCCGAGGACCGCGAGCGCTTCGACGACACCACCAAGTGCATCCTGTGCGCCGCGTGCACCTCCTCGTGCCCGGTGTTCTGGAACGACGGCCAGTACTTCGGCCCGGCGGCGATCGTCAACGCGCACCGCTTCATCTTCGACTCGCGTGACGAGGCCGGCGAGCAGCGGCTGGAGATCCTGAACGACAAGGACGGCGTGTGGCGCTGCCGCACCACGTTCAACTGCACGGACGCCTGCCCGCGTGGCATCGAGGTCACGAAGGCGATCCAGGAAGTGAAGCGCGCGCTGATCACGCGCCGCTTCTGA